cCCAAGGACAACCTGTCTTACCCAGGCATTCTGCTTGCTGAAATCTACTAAATGGTACCAGACTATATGAAAATCCATTCTAAAATCTTAGTAAGTCATTCTCTTTAGATTGTGTCTTTCATCCATTAGATGGAGATAATAACACCCGTTCTGCCTGCCTCCCGTGATTGTTGTGAGACAGATATGTGGTGAAGACCTTTCAGAAAGAGGCCCATTCCCTACCCTGAAGTCTCCTGCTCAGGAGCTTTATTCATAATCTCCCCAAACTGGAGATAACCCAGGGTCCTTCAACTGGTGAATGTATACACAAACTGTGGTACCTTTTTATGATGGAATACAACAGAGCAGTAAAGAGGTACAGACTACTGATACAgggaacaacatggatgaaccgtgaatcattatgctgagggaaagtAGCCAGTTtcaaaaggctacatattgtATGGTTCAATGTATATggtattctggaaaaggcaaaactataaggGCAGAAAAGTCTGTCAGGAGCAGGGAGCTTCTGAGGTGACAGAATgcttctgtatcttgattgtggtagtgACTGTGCTTTGTTAAAACTCGTAGAACTGTACACTAAAAAGTTAATTTTACTGTATGTGAATTACGTCTTTCTTTTTAaggtaaacaaaaaaattattttttattgctgtaaaacATAGTTGACTAAATATAAATTTGTAACATTGTACTGTGAGGTTTataacacatgaaaataaaacgTACAGTTACGGCACAAGATATGGGAGGAAGAAATTGGAAGTATACTGTTGTAAGATTTTCACACTGTTTTGAAgtaatgtaatattttaaaaataaactgtgaTAAATAAAAGTTGTATATTATAAACCCTAGGAAAaccactaaaaaaatttttttttaattatttttgcggCAATATGCACAATCAAAAATACATCCTTTCATGGTTTCTGCATGAACAGCTCAATAACATTGATTATATACTTGTGAAGTACATCTTAATTTAAAAGACAATCTCTTGCTCAGGCTTTCAGATTAATTCCACGGAGCTCGCGACAACTTGGACGTGTAACTTACAGGACAAGAATATATTAGGTTTTCAGGAGTGGGAGGGGGACAGTGACCCTGTCAGCTGAACCAGGTGAAATCTCTCTTCACAGGGTGTTTGTCAGGGCAAACAAGTACCGAACAGAGGCTGAGTCATTTGGGTGGAGCTTTGTCTTTGAAGACTTTGTCTCAGATGAGCTGAGAAAAAAAGCAACCCATCAAATGAAGGTGAGAGAATTTGGGCTTGCTGCTGTGTGGGTGGGAGTGGGACCTGGACAGAGAATCCTGTGGGATACGGGCTCACTGGGGCTGTAGCCCCGAGAGCTAGAGGCTGGGAGGAAGCTAGAGAAACCCACCTCAGAAGAAGAGTCAAATGAACACGCACTCCTGGGAAATTAATCCTGGGCCAGCTGCTGCCTGGAGAGAGCCTCTCATAAAAATCAGATCATACAGGGTTCAGAAGAACTGGCAAGAGATCATCTTGACAAGCCTCCCTCTAATAAGGTGGTGAGATGTCATTCTTTAAAGTTTTCCACACAGCCTCATGTGGACCAGCTGAGTTTCAGCCTGAAGCCTCTGTTCTGCCTCCTGTCTTCTGTTAGGAAGGTGGCCTTGCTGGCACAGAGCCTCTTACATTCAGGCTTCTCTTTTGCAGTCCCTCCTCTGGTGGCTTCCGGTGGAAAAGGCGTTTTGGAGGCAGGTAAGAGTTGGTTTTTGTACCTCATTTTCTACCTTCGTTGATGCTAACTGACTTCCCTAGACCCTTTGCCCACTAGGCAGGTCTTCAGACCAGTTCTGCCCGGTTCCATCTTGGCTGATGAAGCAAAACCCAAAAGGACCCaagtttttaaaatgtgggtgaaGCGGACTGGGAAAAATCACAGATCAAAGCCTTGCTTAAAACTTAATCTCCCTTTTAGAGTACAAGGGCAATGTGTGCGttacatagcaaccaaatctcttgacagagttggaaacagcagtgccccGCTCAAAGATAGCAGCTGCCCACGCTGCtttgaatgtatgtcactctccACAGCCCTGGCAGTAATCCAGCCTCCTACGTCAGGCTTGCGAAAGGGCTCACTGTGCCTCTTcccagtctcccattccagggtttCCTCCCATAAGTTTTCCCATTTCACTTACTGTTCtgcttcacccaaattttaaaaatttgagtctgTTCCAATTTCACtccattggccatgactgaacaggTTGAagctggttcgaagccctgacaCTAGCACTACTGAGTTGAAAAGGATGATGGGGGTGCAGATTTCAGGTGACTAGCCAAGcaattctgttttctctgccttAATCCTTCTTTGGCCCCCATTCCGTTTTTTCATTAGTACTCAGGTATAGTCTCTTCCTGGCCCCAGGCCTCTCCTCTCTCACAGGCTCTCTCTTCAGACTCTCTTGCTCCCTCTAGTGGTAAATGCTGAACTAGGCATCTAAGCCTAGCCTTCCTCAAACTTCCATGACCCCAGAAGCATGTCTCACTTCACCCCGGCTATCAGCCTGCAGGTCCCGGCTCTGGCATCCGAGAAAGACTGGAGCTCCCGGTGTTACACGTGAGCTGGAACGATGCCCGTGCCTACTGTGCTTGGCGGGGGAAACGACTGCCCACTGAGGAGGAGTGGGAGTTTGCCGCCCGAGGGGGCCTGAAGGGTATACACGCGCCCAGGCGATTTCCCTTTGTTTTTCTCCCCTTCCTGCTGTGCAGTGGGCGGCTCCAAAGGGGGGGAGGCCGCTGCTCCCTACAACGGTGCTGTGTAAACTGCCTGTGGTGAagaaatttcttcatttcttacccATCTCAGGTTAATACTTATGTAATATTCCATACAGATTAATAACTGGAAAATGGAATGGAAAACCAAACAGAATGCAGACAGGCCCCATTTTTATTGGTGGAGATTCCACAGATACAAATGACATTTCATTAAACGTAGCTGGAATAACAgcatagagaaaaagaaaagaattgccaaaacTACACACATTTTCCCTAGGTATGTAGGTGGTTAATGTAGCAAATTGCTAGTTGCTGTAACTTTTTGTCAtaaaaatcatcaattgaaaagcctgtggagcacagttctaccggtGACCCACATGgcggttgccgtgagttgaagtcgacttggtggcagctgattttggagttcctgggtggtgcaagtgattaACACACTCagtggctaaccgaaaggttggaggttggagtccacccaggggcacctcaaaagaaaggcttcgtgatctacttccggaaaatcagccactgaaaaccctgtggaggacagttctactctgacacacatgaggtccctgtgggttggaatcaacttgacagcaactggcttttttttaacTAAACAAAATTTATGAGCAAAATAGCAATTCTCCTGTTAAATGCCTCTACCCACTCTGGGTGAACACAGGCATATCGATAGGTGAAGTCTTTAATATGACAAATGAGGGTGCTTCTTGCTTGCTCATTTATCCAGTCAAGGTTCAGTTAACAAGTTCCTCATGCTTGTTATCCATTTCTGTACTGATCTCACTGAGGACCAGAAACAAATAGCTTACAGGCTGGTACTGGTCCAAGAGCCACGTTTAGAATTGCACTGCCCTGGAGCATAGTCAGGGGACCAGAGATGCTGCGTGGAGGGGACGGGTGTGGAGGCACAGCAGGTGGAGGGGGTGGACATGGAAGTACAGGTACATAATCTCActcttccttttggtttcctcACTCTTTCTatccctcttcttccttcccagtCTTCACCTTTCCCTCCTCCACTGTCTCCTGCTCTCCTTGCAGGTCAGGTTTACCCCTGGGGGAACCGGTTCCAGCCAAACCGCACCAACCTGTGGCAGGTAAGACCTGTGTCCCTTGCTCCTACCCTTTTACCAAACACGGCTTGAGACTTGTCATAGACTAGCATGGTGTCAGGCTGGCATTCAGAGGGATTGGTGTTCCTGCGGAGCTGATGGCTGGTAAAGGCAGAGGACAGTGTAGCTCAGGAGCAAATCACAGCCTGAGGGTGCTGGGCCGGACTTCacagagaaggtgacatttgagctgattGAATAGGAGTTTGCCATGGGAAATAATTGAGGAAAAGGCACTCCAAGCAGAGAAAACACCGTGTTCTGGCACTGCAGAGAGGCTGGCGTGGAGGGAAACGGGTTGGAGAAGATGAAGTAGGGAGTGGGTTGGGGCCACCTTGTGAAGGACTAGGTGTTTGAGATTTTACCCTGAAGGCAATGGGGGCCGACAGAGGTGTTTTGTTACGTttcattgtggtgaaaatatatataacagagcATTTGCCAGTTCAATAGTTTTTACGTGTGCAACTCAGTGGTATCGATTACACTCACGTTGTTCGACCATCACACTAGccctttccaaattattccactgcCATTAacaagctcagtgtcccctaagcaatgactctctctttcctcctccttcccacccttgGCCACCACTGATAAGCTTTAGTCTTGATGCATTTGCCTAGttcatgtaagtgaggtcacACAGTTTACCTCCtgttgtgactgactgacttccctcagcataatgttttcaaggttcttccgTGTGATgttatcaggatttcatttctcttcatgactgagtagtagtccattgtatgtatgtgctccattttgtttatccatttattcgttgatggacatttctcttgtttccactttttggctattgtgaatagtgctgcagtgaacattggtgtacaggtttctgtttgcattccagtgggtttttttttccttagagtttattttgtttctgttgagaatatgcacagcaaaatgtacaccagttcaaccatttctacatgcacAACTTAGCAAAGTTAATTACATctttccagttgtgcaaccattctcagcctccttttctgagtcattcctccctcgttaacataaattcactgcctcctaaggttcctatctaatctttcatcaatttgatcccttattgatagttcttaaaagagcatatgctcaaagcagatcttttttttttaactagtcaaGCTAATCTCTTGTTTGGTTGTAAGAAGACCTCAGGGAATAttttcggtttaaggtttaaaggtttaaCTACTCAGGACAGTAGTTCCAGagatgttagttttgtttgttgtaaatggagaaaaatacctGCCTCACAGGGTCGTGAGGATTAAATTGAAAGAGGTAAAAGTAACAGACACAGCATAGAATCCAGCAAACAGTGGGTGCTGAGTGAATTATAAACGCTTCAACTCCCCTATGTAAGAGCAGCCTTGAGAATGATGGCAGTTAGCACCCAACGTCAATACTAAGGAACAAGTTGAACAAATTCGTCAGCAAGTATAGGCTCCTTTCCAAGAAGTGTGGTGGTGAAGAGTGGGAGGAGTGGGGCTGTAGCTCAAGTGGGGGCAGAGTCAGGTCTGCTGAGGGCGAGTTCAGCACATCGGTGGCGGCGGAGGGGAAAGTCCGACGGCACAAAGAGAGCGCAGGAGGATGTGGAAGTTCCTGAGGAGGTGGGCGCGGGTGGGCTTGGCACTCAGAGGGCAGCAGGAACAGGAAGAAGGGAGCTTTCTACTTGGAGCGCCTTAGCATGTAGGGCTCAAGACAATGGGAGAAAGTCGCTGATTGTAGGGAGAACAGGAGTGGGATGGGCTTGACATGGACAGTGGGGCAACCACAAACTTCCTGCCCCAGCCAAGTGGTCATGGTGGAGGGCATGACACTGATTGGGGAGCTTGGAGTAGGGCCTCAGGCCACTGTTTCCATGCCCTTTCCCCTATCCCAGATGGCACAGTAAGGTGACCTTGGTATTCCTCTGGGCAAGACGCTCTTTCCCCAATCCCAGATGACACAGTAAGATGACCTTGGTACTCCTCTGTTCAGGACGCCCTTTCCCCCATCCCAGATGACACAGTAAGATGACCTTGGTACTCCTCTGGGCAGGACGCCCTTTCCCCTAACCCAGATGACACAATAAGATGACTTTGGTATTCCTCTGGGTAGGAAGCCCTTTCCCCCATCCCAGATGACACAGTAAGATGACCTTGGTATTCCTCTGGGCAGGTGCCCTTTCCCCCATCCCAGATGACAGTATGATGACCTTGGTATTCCTCTGGGCAGGAAGGAACTTGCCTTGGGACAGGATGGTGTGTCTTTTAACCCGAATTTTTTCCTACAGGGGAAGTTTCCCAAAGATGACAGGGCTGAGGATGGCTTCCATGGGGTCTCCCCAGTGAACGCTTTCCCCCCACAGAATAACTATGGTAAGATGTCTCATTGGGTTGTCAGCCTTACCAGATTGGTTGATGGGAATCACTCAGCCTGACAGACGAGGTGGAGGGAAACAGCCAGCCCCACTGCTACCCTGGGCCTGTGATGGGTAGGAGGGTGCGTCTGGTCTCCCCTGCCTGTGACCCCCCCGCCTGCTGGGCTGCAGGGCTCTACGACCTCATGGGCAACGTGTGGGAGTGGACAGCATCACCGTACCAGCCTGCCAGCCAGGACATGCGCGTCCTTCGGGGGGCATCCTGGATTGACACGGCCGACGGCTCTGCCAATCACCGTGCCCGAGTCACCACCAGGTGAGGGGCCCTGGAACCATAGTGCAGTGGTGGGGGGCCTGAGGCCTGGAGGGAAGAGTCTGGGTCCTGGGCTCCCGAGCAGGTAGGTGCTGGAGCTGGTGTTTGTATTTCTGTGATGAGTAAAAGGGCCCAAGGACATTGACAGTTTCCTGCTGGCTCTCAGTGTTTTCACCAAGGGGGCTTTGTGTGTCCCTCACCTTCGTTGTGTGGGTTTCTCGTCTTGTCCTCAAAGTGAGGTGGGCAGAGAGGGCTTTGGAAAGGCCACATCCAGAGGTCAGCCAGTGGTCATGGACTCTTCACACTGGTGGGCGCAGGAAAAGCTATTTTCTAAACCACTTAGTTTTACAAACAAGGAACAGTGGGCTCCCAGAGGCCCTGAGACCTGCTCATTTCTGAGGGGTGGTGGAACCGCATGGCCGGGTCCCAGTCTCCAGACTGCCCTCTCAAATGCTTTCTACTTTGTTCGCCAATAGAGCTAATCCAGTCGCTTTCTCTGCAACTCTCTCCACCCTGGATCCCAGCAGGACTGCAGAGAGCCCACTTGTCTGGTGGTCCTCAGGGTGTCAGGGTCACAGAAGTCCCTGTGACGTGTAGGCCCCTGGCTTTTCCTCGCCTCCTTTTCCGTAAGAAAGTACTGGCCTAGAGGCCCGGAAACTGGGTTTCCCACTGATTCCATTCCGCCACTGAATCAGCAGTTGGCTGAAAGCAAGACACCGAAGTCTCTCTTAGTCTCTGATTCTGGGTCTGCAAAATGAGGGACAGTGCTGTCTTCCAGAGCAGTTGGGAAATGGCATATGAAAAAATAAGTGTACAAGTTATTTGAAAAGTACAACGCATGCATTAGTGCTGTGGCAGTTTTCTGTGGTAGTTTTTAGGCTAAGTTATTCTGCGTTACTCACAGTAGAAGTTATTGTCGTGGTCTTTCCTGCCTCCACTGCAGTCTCTTAggaccactctcaccctcctccaACCTGTCCCAGGCCCCCTCTCTCCCCTCAGCCCTTTTCCCCCAGGAGTGGCAGGTGCTCAGGGCCAGGGCCACCCTCACGCCGGGGCCACCCCAGTCCTGAGGCATGCTGGCCACAGCAGGCCTTGGGGGTTTGGGAAAGGAAGCTGGGTCAGGCCCAGGCTCCTTTCTCAACAAATATCCatcctctctccccctctctggtGGCAGGATGGGCAACACCCCAGATTCAGCCTCAGACAACCTAGGCTTCCGCTGTGCTTCCAGTGCAGGCCGCCCGCGTGGGGAGCTGTGAGCACTTTGCAGACAAGGAGAAAGGTTTCCCATGGGCCCCGTACCATTCCAGCCAGGCCTCAACAGAGGACACTGCAACTTCAGCTTCACCAAcagcctccttcccctcccccatcccgTGGTGGCAGGAGTCTCTCACCAGGCTGGAGGGGGCCCTGATCCTGAAGAGGCCCAACTCAGTGGTGGTGGCTGGGAGCTGGGTGTTGCTCATAGAAGTATCAACCAGTCGGGCCAGTACTGGAACGGTTGGAGCCAAGTGCTTGAATGGTAGTTTAAACCTTCTAAATCTGTTCTCTCCCCTTTCCCTAAGTATCTGGCTCAGGGATCCGACAGAGTTTCCTCAAGGACGAATTCTCCAGGTTCTCTTTGTTTTCCCAGCAAACAGCTTTAGGAGGAAAATGCTTCCTTTCTTTGCCTCATCCCTTGTTTCATGCTCCTCTGAAGGGACTAAACTTATCTGTTATGTAAAGTGCAGTAAAACATAATGCCCGTCGGAAGACCGTGGGTGCTGGGGAGCATATAGGCGTCAGGAAGTCAGTAACACTTCAGAAAGACAAACCAGAAGCCTCCCGTCTAGTGTTGATGGCGTGAGCACTTCTATGGCCTCTGAAGCCATGTGACTGGAGAGTAACCTGCTCCCATGGTACCACTGCACACGGTGAGGTCAGTAAACTGCCCTGACTGTATGTCTCAGACTGTTCTCTTTTATCTTCCCCACTGGGACCCCAAGGGCAGAAGGCCTCCCAGAAACAGAACGTGGCCCAGCTGGGAGGTGGGGAAGCGGGCGGCCCCTCCCAACCCCCGGCCTGGCCCAGCCTGCGTCTGTCTGTGTGCTGGGAGCACGCTGCTCCCCACCCCCGTGCAGAGGCTTCTAGGGGACAGGGAGCCCCAACTTTGGGGGCCCCTGTGCCGCTGCCCCCACTGCCCCGGTGCCCCTCAGTAGTCCTCCACCAGGGAGAGCAGCACGGCCTTGGGGGTGTTCTCAAAGAGCGCAGCGCGGTTCTGCTGCTGCCCCTTCTTCACCCAGTGGCCGTACATGCGGAAGGCGCAGGCATCAATGAGGCGGCGCAGCGGCCGCAGTGCATATGGGTTGCGGAGCACGATTTCCCGAGTCACAGGTTTGACGCGGCGGTACTGGTAGTAGATCCGCACCGAGGCCAGCACCGTCAGCGCGATCACCTGCGGGGGCCAAGGCCAGCACCGTCAGCGCAATCACCTACAGGGGCCGAGGCCAGCACTGTCAGCGCAATCACCTGTGGGGGCCGAGGCCAGCACCGTCAGCGTGATCACCTGTGGGGGCCAAGGCCAGCACCGTCAGTGCGATCACCTGCGGGGACCAAGGCCAGCACCGTCCGTCAGCGTGATCACCTGCAGGGGCTGAGGCCAGCACCCTCAGCGTGATCACCTGAGAAGGCTGAGGCCAGCACTGTCAGCATGATCACCTGCAGGGGCCGTGGCTGAGACCCCAGCTGCCAGCGTCCTCCGGTGCTGGAGGTCCTGGGTTAGTGTGCTGTGGAGCCCACGTGGCCCCCGTCCCCACCCCCCAGCATCTGACAGAGGGGAGCCACGGTGCCCACCCCTGTGTCCCGTGAAGTCAGAAGGAAGCTGGGTGGGTGCGAGGGGGGGCCGGGTGCCCCAGAAACCCTGGCTGAGCGTAAGGAGCAGCCCTGGGAAGGGGAGGCCTTCCTCAGGAGCCAGCAGCAGCTGCCTGGCCCGCGTACCTTGAACTTTCCCCGGGGGCTGAAGTGACGCACTTCTTCCACCACGTACTGCTGGAAGAAGGGGTGTGCCAAGGCCTCTTCGACTGTGCAGCGGCCTTGGGGGCTCACCACCAAGAAGCGGGAAATCTGAGGACAAGGGAGGGGAACAGAGAACAGTGAGACGGGCTCTCCAGCGTGGCAGAGGGCGCGCCCTCCCCGAGCCCGGAAGCCCCTCACCAGGTCTTTGACGGTGTCGGAGTGGTCGTCCCATTCAGGCGAGCCAAACTGGTAGCTGCCGCTCATAATCATCCTCAGCATCAGCATCTGCTTCCGGTGCCAGAAGGGCGGGGAGCCAGCCAGCAGGGTGTACATGATGACGCCGGTGCTCCACCTGGGGCACGAGGGGCCGTCACCTAGCGTGGGGGGCAGCTGCTCCACCTGGGGCACGAGGGGCCGTCACCTAGCATGGGGGGGCAGCTGCTCCACCTGGGGCACGAGGGGCCGTCACCTGGCGTGGGGGGGCAGCTGCTCCACCTGGGGCACGAGGGGCCGTCACCTAGCGTGGGGGGCAGCTGCTCCACCTGGGGCACGAGGGGCCGTCACCTAGCATGGGGGGGCAGCTGCTCCACCTGGGGCACGAGGGGCCGTCACCTGGCGTGGGGGGGCAGCTGCTCCACCTGGGGCACGAGGGGCCGTCACCTAGCATGGGGGGGCAGCTGCTCCACCTGGGGCACGAGGGGCCGTCACCTGGCGTGGGGGGCAGCTGCTCCACCTGGGGCACGAGGGGCCGTCACCTAGCGTGGGGGGGGCAGCTGCTCCAGCTGGGGCACGAGGGGCCGTCACCTAGCGTGGGGGGCAGCTGCTCCAGCTGGGGCACGAGGGGCCGTCACCTAGCGTGGGGGGCAGCTGCTCCAGCTGAGGCACGAGGGGCTGTCACCTAGCATGGGGGGCAGCTGCCACCCAGTGCCCAGCACGGTGGGCTCCCCCAGACACTCACATGTCCACCTCCTTCCCATAGCCCGGGTGGTTGTCGTTCATGGAGCACTCGATGATCTCGGGGGCCAGGTAGCTGGGGGTCCCACAGATCTCTGCAGGCACAGTTGCCGCCAGGGTGGGTCAGCAGGCAGGATGTGGACGAGGTAGGTCCAGAGGAACAATGAAGGGGGGGCAGAAATGGTGCTGAGACCAGGGCTTGCCTAACCGTGGGCCAAGGACAGGGGCCTCAGGGGCCACCAGCTTGGGGACCATTGTTCCCTGGTCACTTGCTGCCTTCCTGGCCTGGCACTGGGGCTGTGGGAGGGGACTGGCCTAATGCGGAAGAAGAGTTGGGAGAAACCCAGGCAAATTCTGCTCCTGGGAGAGCTGAGGGAGCCCCAAGCCTGGCACGGGCCCCGCACCATTCTCAGACCTCGCAGCCTCTCTCCCGGCTCCAGCTGGCAGGAGAAGCCGAAGTCTGTCAGCTTGATGTTCATGTTGTCGTCCAAGAGGATGTTCTCGGGCTTCAGGTCCCGGTGCACGATGTTGAGCTTATGCAGGGTGCAGATCACCTCCAGCAGGGCCCGCATGATCTTCCTGGATAGGACACACAGGTGATGCTGACAGCAGGTAAGGACCCAAGTCCCGCCCAGCCCAACTGTGAGTGAGGGTGACAGCAGGCGGGAGGACTCAAGTACCCGCCCGGCTCAACTGTGAGTGAGGGGGAATCCTGGACAGGCTGGGGCCCTGACAACTGTGCCAAGGAGCAAGGGAGGCCACAAAAGGCAGCGGCACAGGTCCCCAGCCCAACAGGCGTGCCCTGTGTCTCCGTGCTTGCAGCACTCGGGCTCCAAAGGGCAGGAGGAGAGCGAGGGCTGGATGCACACTCACCTGGTTTCCTTCTCGCTCAGGGTCACTTTCTCGGTGAGATAGTCAAAGAGCTCCCCTCGCTTCATCCTGTGGGGATGAAGGATGTGTAGCTGGATTGGCCCCAAGACCACCCCCCTCCTTACCCAGTCCTCAGAGACTGCTCCCACAATACCCCCAGAGGCAAAGTGGGCTGCTCCCAGGACCCAGGCCTGGGATGAGGACCCAGGGAAGGGAACCGGCAGGTTGTCTGGGAAGCCTGGAAGACAGGAAGGGAGGCTGGGAGGCAGGCTGTGCACCGGGGAGGGGTCCCACCATCTGGGAGTGACGTCATGTACTGGAATCTCTCGAGGCCAAAATCGTGGCTGGGGCTGGGGTGTTCTCCCAGGGCAGAAGGAGAGGCGTCTCCTGATTGCCCCAGGGAACAAGTGGAAGGTCCCAGCATTCAGCGTCAGAGGAGAGGTTGCTACTCTAGGTAGGGGTAAGAATTGCGGTTCAGTCTCCTTACCTCTTGGGATGATGCAGAGAGAGGTCTTGGTACAGCAGTCTAGTTTTACCCTGGAGGGCTTCTGGGGCAGCATTAAAAATAGGTTCCCCAAGTAACACTTCCAAAGGTTAGAGACATTTGAGCTGGCCCCAGGGCCACCTGCCTGCACAGGACAGTCCACGGAGCAGAGTTGGGACAGTGGCTGTGGTCAGGTCCTAGGAACGTCTTTCTTGGTTAAACAGGGAAGGGTACATCCTGCgctctcccaccccccacccctgggAAAGAAGTGGAGTTCCTAggacaaaagggggaaaatggttaaacgctcagctgctgtaaccaaaaggtcgctggttcgaacccagcacctgcatgagagaaaagacctggtaatctgctcccgtaatgattacagtctaggaaacccaatggggcatttctactttatcatatagggtcactatgagtcggaatggactcgatgctACACAACAACACCAGAAGAACTTGCTGGTAGCGGCAGCAGGATAAAGATTTACCTGTGAATACGGGCACGTGAGCAAGCTCCTGCATTTCTTGAAACTGACAGTTTAATTGCACACACATGCAAAGTTAAATTGtgtcttaaagtaaaaataaaaaatctttcaCGTATTCCGTAGAGCTAGAATTTGAAATATTACAATACAAAACCTACTTGAGTGATTTTCTCAAGTAAAACCAGCCCCTAAATTAATTGCTGTGTGTTagttgctgtaaagtcaattctgactcatggtgaccccatgtgttacagagtggaactgttccatagggttttcttggctgtaatcttcacggaagcagattgccaggcctgtcttccacagcacgactgggtgggtttgaaccgacaacctttaggttagcagctgagcacaagcTGTTATGTGTGGAGAAATCAAGACATCCCTACACCAGGGATTCGCGTTCTGTAGCAAGGACACAGTGGAGCGGAGGGAACCGGGGGCTGGAGCGTTCCCTCAACTGGGCACCTTTTCTAAGTGTGGGTATAGTTATGTTGTTTTCATTTGATGTTTGGAACCTGGCCAGCTGGGCAGAGTGGTTGGTATCCCTGTTCCTTTCTTGAGAAAACAGGCTGTCCCGAGACAGGACGGACCCCATTGCACCAGCACTGTTGGTGCAGAAGCAGGGGTTGCTGATGGTGATGATGTCAGCATCATCTTTGAACCTCACCCTAAATGCAACCTCCACCCCCCTCCCTGGCCTGAGACCCTATCTGAGCAGTAGCCTGTTTCCCAGTTGGACACCAGTGGCCTCCCTCTGCCCACTCTGGCCTCCCCAGTCAGCGTGAGCCTTTCCACATGTACGTCAGATCCTAGCTCCTTCCTGTCCTTGGCCTTCCAGTGGGCTCCCACAGTCTCATGGCTGACGTGTCCCACagaacctggtctttggaactaa
The sequence above is drawn from the Elephas maximus indicus isolate mEleMax1 chromosome 12, mEleMax1 primary haplotype, whole genome shotgun sequence genome and encodes:
- the SUMF2 gene encoding inactive C-alpha-formylglycine-generating enzyme 2 isoform X2 — protein: MGSSLPLLSLLLVPWLEPGQCADQAASRGPTGPRRRPGRRGALGPGGERGRGPLPGLGAAGEPLSGGQLGEVVNSLRGNGQTTGVVQLPGGRFQMGTDSPDGRDGEGPVREVTVKPFAIDIFPVTNKDFRVFVRANKYRTEAESFGWSFVFEDFVSDELRKKATHQMKSLLWWLPVEKAFWRQPAGPGSGIRERLELPVLHWAAPKGGRPLLPTTVLCKLPVVKKFLHFLPISGQVYPWGNRFQPNRTNLWQGKFPKDDRAEDGFHGVSPVNAFPPQNNYGLYDLMGNVWEWTASPYQPASQDMRVLRGASWIDTADGSANHRARVTTRMGNTPDSASDNLGFRCASSAGRPRGEL
- the SUMF2 gene encoding inactive C-alpha-formylglycine-generating enzyme 2 isoform X3 gives rise to the protein MGSSLPLLSLLLVPWLEPGQCADQAASRGPTGPRRRPGRRGALGPGGERGRGPLPGLGAAGEPLSGGQLGEVVNSLRGNGQTTGVVQLPGGRFQMGTDSPDGRDGEGPVREVTVKPFAIDIFPVTNKDFRVFVRANKYRTEAESFGWSFVFEDFVSDELRKKATHQMKSLLWWLPVEKAFWRQWAAPKGGRPLLPTTVLCKLPVVKKFLHFLPISGQVYPWGNRFQPNRTNLWQGKFPKDDRAEDGFHGVSPVNAFPPQNNYGLYDLMGNVWEWTASPYQPASQDMRVLRGASWIDTADGSANHRARVTTRMGNTPDSASDNLGFRCASSAGRPRGEL
- the SUMF2 gene encoding inactive C-alpha-formylglycine-generating enzyme 2 isoform X1, which encodes MGSSLPLLSLLLVPWLEPGQCADQAASRGPTGPRRRPGRRGALGPGGERGRGPLPGLGAAGEPLSGGQLGEVVNSLRGNGQTTGVVQLPGGRFQMGTDSPDGRDGEGPVREVTVKPFAIDIFPVTNKDFRVFVRANKYRTEAESFGWSFVFEDFVSDELRKKATHQMKSLLWWLPVEKAFWRQPAGPGSGIRERLELPVLHVSWNDARAYCAWRGKRLPTEEEWEFAARGGLKGQVYPWGNRFQPNRTNLWQGKFPKDDRAEDGFHGVSPVNAFPPQNNYGLYDLMGNVWEWTASPYQPASQDMRVLRGASWIDTADGSANHRARVTTRMGNTPDSASDNLGFRCASSAGRPRGEL
- the SUMF2 gene encoding inactive C-alpha-formylglycine-generating enzyme 2 isoform X4, translated to MGSSLPLLSLLLVPWLEPGNGQTTGVVQLPGGRFQMGTDSPDGRDGEGPVREVTVKPFAIDIFPVTNKDFRVFVRANKYRTEAESFGWSFVFEDFVSDELRKKATHQMKSLLWWLPVEKAFWRQPAGPGSGIRERLELPVLHVSWNDARAYCAWRGKRLPTEEEWEFAARGGLKGQVYPWGNRFQPNRTNLWQGKFPKDDRAEDGFHGVSPVNAFPPQNNYGLYDLMGNVWEWTASPYQPASQDMRVLRGASWIDTADGSANHRARVTTRMGNTPDSASDNLGFRCASSAGRPRGEL
- the SUMF2 gene encoding inactive C-alpha-formylglycine-generating enzyme 2 isoform X5, with product MGTDSPDGRDGEGPVREVTVKPFAIDIFPVTNKDFRVFVRANKYRTEAESFGWSFVFEDFVSDELRKKATHQMKSLLWWLPVEKAFWRQPAGPGSGIRERLELPVLHVSWNDARAYCAWRGKRLPTEEEWEFAARGGLKGQVYPWGNRFQPNRTNLWQGKFPKDDRAEDGFHGVSPVNAFPPQNNYGLYDLMGNVWEWTASPYQPASQDMRVLRGASWIDTADGSANHRARVTTRMGNTPDSASDNLGFRCASSAGRPRGEL